Proteins encoded by one window of Arachis ipaensis cultivar K30076 chromosome B04, Araip1.1, whole genome shotgun sequence:
- the LOC107638203 gene encoding protein TRIGALACTOSYLDIACYLGLYCEROL 5, chloroplastic (The sequence of the model RefSeq protein was modified relative to this genomic sequence to represent the inferred CDS: added 18 bases not found in genome assembly), whose amino-acid sequence MKTKADNDSFWTWNTNDNKGQQGQFPVSKFLGNNNNSKSQTLVLGPGFGAGVGCGAGLGFGLVGGFGYGGWPFNHLRLVFGLGMGCGVGFGFGFGQGIGYNFDFQTRKSRKSKKKFEDSNKTIVIQI is encoded by the coding sequence AATGACTCCTTCTGGACTTGGAACACCAACGACAACAAAGGGCAACAAGGTCAATTCCCAGTTTCCAAGTTCCTcggtaacaacaacaacagcaagtCTCAGACGTTGGTGTTGGGTCCTGGCTTTGGTGCTGGTGTCGGGTGCGGTGCTGGCTTAGGATTCGGTCTGGTCGGTGGATTCGGTTACGGTGGCTGGCCATTCAACCACCTTAGGTTAGTTTTCGGTCTTGGAATGGGTTGCGGTGTTGGATTCGGGTTCGGGTTCGGGCAAGGGATTGGTTACAACTTTGATTTCCAAACTCGCAAGTCTAGAAAGTCTAAGAAAAAATTTGAAGATTCCAACAAAACTATTGTTATTCAGATATGA